The uncultured Hyphomonas sp. genome includes a window with the following:
- the tyrS gene encoding tyrosine--tRNA ligase, producing the protein MSEYKSEFLKTLQTRGFIKQMTHEAELDAYCQAGVPIAYIGFDATADSLHVGSLLQIMMLRHLQKAGGKPIVLMGGGTTKVGDPTDKEKSRPLLTNEQIEANIAGIKKAFEPFLTFGDGPTDAIMVNNDDWLSKLGYIELLREVGVHFTINTMVKQDTVARRLANEQPYTFLEFNYLLMQSYDFLELFQRQNCRIQLGGSDQWGNIVGGVDLVHKAAGGDVFGITAHLITTASGGKMGKTADGAVWLNADRKSPYEYWQFWRNTEDADVGRFLRLFTELPLDEIEALEKLDGAEVNKAKIALANAATTMLHGEAAAKEAEAAASAVFAGGGTAAALPTVEIPSAELFSDYLVAAAFTAAGLTESNGEARRLIKQGAAKVNDQQVKDQNATLVETDVVDGSIKLSAGKKRHALVKPV; encoded by the coding sequence ATGAGCGAATACAAGTCGGAATTCCTGAAGACGCTGCAGACGCGCGGCTTCATCAAGCAGATGACCCATGAGGCCGAGCTTGACGCCTATTGCCAGGCAGGTGTCCCGATTGCCTATATCGGCTTCGACGCAACGGCGGACAGCCTGCACGTCGGATCGCTGCTCCAGATCATGATGCTGCGCCACCTCCAGAAGGCCGGCGGCAAGCCAATCGTCCTGATGGGCGGCGGCACCACGAAAGTGGGTGACCCGACCGACAAGGAAAAGTCCCGCCCCCTGCTCACCAATGAGCAGATCGAGGCGAACATCGCCGGCATCAAGAAGGCGTTCGAACCGTTCCTGACTTTTGGCGACGGCCCGACCGACGCCATCATGGTCAATAATGACGACTGGCTGAGCAAGCTCGGCTACATCGAACTGCTCCGCGAAGTGGGCGTGCATTTCACGATCAATACGATGGTGAAGCAGGACACGGTCGCCCGGCGCCTCGCCAATGAGCAGCCCTACACTTTCCTCGAATTCAACTATCTGCTGATGCAGTCCTACGACTTCCTCGAACTGTTCCAGCGGCAGAATTGCCGCATCCAGCTCGGCGGATCTGACCAGTGGGGCAATATCGTCGGCGGGGTGGACCTGGTGCACAAGGCCGCTGGCGGCGACGTGTTCGGCATCACCGCGCATCTCATCACCACCGCTTCCGGCGGCAAAATGGGCAAGACGGCCGATGGCGCAGTCTGGCTGAATGCTGACCGCAAGAGCCCCTACGAATACTGGCAGTTCTGGCGCAACACCGAAGATGCCGATGTCGGCCGCTTCCTGCGCCTGTTCACCGAATTGCCGCTGGACGAGATCGAAGCGCTTGAGAAACTCGACGGCGCCGAGGTCAACAAGGCCAAAATCGCACTCGCCAACGCAGCGACCACCATGCTGCACGGTGAAGCCGCTGCGAAGGAAGCTGAAGCGGCTGCTTCTGCAGTGTTCGCAGGCGGCGGCACAGCCGCGGCCCTGCCGACCGTCGAAATTCCGTCTGCGGAGCTCTTCAGTGATTATCTGGTTGCTGCTGCCTTTACGGCTGCGGGCCTGACCGAAAGCAATGGCGAAGCACGCCGCCTGATCAAACAGGGCGCCGCGAAGGTCAACGACCAGCAGGTCAAGGACCAGAACGCGACGCTGGTGGAAACGGACGTAGTCGACGGTAGCATCAAGCTATCGGCAGGCAAGAAACGCCACGCGCTGGTGAAGCCGGTCTAG
- a CDS encoding anhydro-N-acetylmuramic acid kinase, with amino-acid sequence MAGFMSGTSLDAVDAALILTDGEQVFEFGATAERKYLPEERSTLQVATDAARAWNWSGPQPDEVFDAAKAVVTQTHSETMQQLLSAWSGPAPVLTGVHGQTVLHRRPVPGKPGATLQLIDASAMRSALGVPLACDFRTADVAAGGQGAPLAPAYHSALMQRLGDGAACVLNLGGVANITAKLADGTLMAFDTGPANGPIDEWVESHGHGTHDFGGALAKAGAADEALLAQLLQHDWFSEAPPKSLDRYDFSAAMVKGMSVEDGAATLTEFSARAVAAGVAQLPEVPSRVIACGGGRHNPALMDALARALPCPVLSAETAGWRGDSIEAEAFAYLAARTARGLPISWPGTTGVPEPMTGGILLA; translated from the coding sequence GTGGCTGGCTTCATGTCAGGCACCTCTCTGGATGCTGTCGATGCAGCCCTGATCCTGACAGACGGCGAGCAGGTGTTTGAGTTCGGTGCCACGGCAGAGCGCAAATACCTCCCGGAAGAGCGCAGCACCCTTCAGGTTGCGACGGACGCAGCCCGCGCCTGGAACTGGTCGGGGCCGCAGCCGGATGAGGTGTTCGACGCGGCCAAAGCTGTGGTCACGCAGACGCATTCGGAAACCATGCAGCAATTGCTGTCTGCCTGGTCCGGCCCCGCGCCGGTCCTGACAGGCGTGCATGGCCAGACCGTGCTGCACAGGCGCCCTGTGCCGGGAAAGCCCGGCGCAACGCTGCAGCTGATTGACGCCTCGGCCATGCGGTCGGCGCTGGGCGTTCCGCTAGCTTGCGATTTCCGGACGGCAGATGTTGCTGCGGGTGGGCAGGGCGCGCCGCTTGCGCCCGCTTATCATTCCGCGCTGATGCAACGGCTCGGAGATGGGGCAGCCTGCGTGTTGAATCTCGGCGGTGTCGCGAACATCACCGCAAAACTGGCGGATGGGACGCTGATGGCCTTCGACACGGGGCCCGCGAATGGCCCGATCGATGAATGGGTTGAGAGCCACGGCCACGGTACGCACGATTTTGGCGGGGCCCTCGCGAAAGCGGGCGCGGCGGATGAGGCGCTGCTGGCGCAGTTGCTGCAGCATGACTGGTTCAGCGAGGCACCGCCCAAATCGCTCGACCGCTACGATTTCTCGGCCGCGATGGTCAAAGGCATGTCAGTCGAGGACGGGGCAGCGACGCTTACGGAGTTTTCTGCGCGGGCCGTTGCCGCGGGTGTCGCGCAGCTGCCGGAAGTTCCGTCCCGCGTCATTGCTTGCGGTGGCGGACGGCATAACCCGGCACTGATGGATGCGCTGGCGCGAGCGCTGCCATGTCCTGTTCTGAGTGCGGAAACGGCCGGATGGCGCGGGGACAGTATCGAAGCTGAAGCTTTCGCCTATCTCGCCGCGCGCACGGCCCGTGGCCTGCCGATCAGTTGGCCCGGCACGACAGGCGTGCCGGAACCAATGACAGGCGGAATACTGCTGGCCTAG
- a CDS encoding alpha/beta hydrolase translates to MAELIIPGPQGRIEARYTEPPYDGAPIALILHPHPKAGGTMQDPISIMLYQMFEKHGFGVLRYNSRGVGRSQGQYDQGIGELEDAAYVLDYIENMAESPRYVWCAGYSFGAWITLQLLMRRPEIDGFLAISPPANHYDLSFLAPCPASGLIVSGDSDAVSSPEDVERALTKVRVQKGEEIERTTVKGANHFYQDRRDELIGTCEEYLLRRLAAAEEKLRLEAEGD, encoded by the coding sequence ATGGCAGAACTCATCATTCCGGGCCCTCAGGGCCGTATCGAAGCGCGTTACACAGAGCCGCCATATGACGGCGCTCCAATTGCGCTGATCCTTCATCCCCACCCGAAAGCCGGTGGCACGATGCAGGACCCGATCTCGATCATGCTGTACCAGATGTTCGAGAAGCATGGCTTCGGCGTCCTGCGCTACAATTCGCGCGGCGTCGGCCGCAGCCAGGGCCAGTACGACCAGGGCATCGGCGAGCTGGAAGATGCCGCCTATGTTCTTGATTACATTGAAAACATGGCGGAAAGCCCGCGCTATGTCTGGTGTGCCGGCTACTCCTTCGGCGCCTGGATCACGCTTCAGCTGCTGATGCGCCGCCCGGAAATCGATGGCTTCCTTGCCATCTCTCCGCCGGCCAACCACTATGACCTGTCCTTCCTGGCACCGTGCCCGGCCTCCGGCCTGATCGTGTCCGGCGACAGCGATGCGGTTTCTTCTCCGGAAGACGTGGAGCGCGCGCTCACCAAGGTTCGCGTCCAGAAGGGCGAGGAAATCGAGCGCACCACGGTCAAAGGGGCGAACCACTTCTATCAGGACCGCCGCGATGAGCTGATCGGTACCTGCGAAGAATACCTCCTCCGCCGCCTTGCTGCCGCTGAAGAGAAACTGCGCCTCGAAGCCGAAGGCGACTAG
- a CDS encoding cysteine desulfurase family protein, protein MIYADHNATSPLRPEAREAMLAVYDMGAMNPSSVHTAGRAARGAVERARTTVGGAIGSRAEDIVFTSGGTESDSLAVHGVVAGLEGKCTLIVSALEHEAIGKAAAHSGAVMETAYLTSAGTVDLEDLASRLKSWDHAAKGTPVLCLMLANNETGILQPVAEAAALVREASGLTICDAVQGLGKVPVNVGLLGVDYLALSAHKIGGPQGAGALWHRAGAPLKAVQYGGGQERGLRSGTENVAAIAGFAAAIEAAMRDMPKYQALAAHRDAMEARLEAEGGVIVTGKGSPRLAGVSNFAKPGFAAETQVMAMDLAGVCVSAGSACSSGKVRRSLVLMAMGADDTLAESAIRTSFGWSTLPSDFDGVADAWLKAAERIIAKEKA, encoded by the coding sequence ATGATCTATGCAGACCACAATGCGACCAGCCCGCTGCGCCCCGAAGCGCGTGAGGCGATGCTCGCCGTCTATGACATGGGCGCGATGAATCCGTCCTCTGTTCACACGGCTGGGCGCGCAGCACGGGGCGCGGTCGAACGGGCGCGGACAACAGTCGGCGGTGCGATCGGCAGCCGGGCAGAAGACATCGTTTTCACCTCCGGCGGCACCGAATCCGACAGCCTTGCTGTGCACGGCGTGGTGGCGGGCCTTGAAGGCAAGTGCACCCTGATCGTCTCGGCGCTGGAACACGAGGCGATTGGCAAGGCGGCGGCGCATTCCGGCGCTGTAATGGAAACAGCCTATCTCACCTCCGCCGGGACCGTTGACCTGGAAGATCTCGCAAGCCGTCTGAAGTCATGGGACCATGCCGCCAAAGGCACGCCTGTCCTATGCCTGATGCTCGCGAACAACGAGACTGGCATCCTCCAGCCGGTCGCGGAAGCCGCCGCGCTTGTACGCGAAGCAAGCGGGCTGACGATCTGCGATGCCGTGCAGGGGCTCGGCAAAGTGCCGGTGAATGTCGGTCTGCTCGGCGTCGATTACCTTGCTCTCAGCGCTCACAAGATTGGCGGGCCTCAGGGGGCAGGCGCGCTCTGGCACCGGGCGGGAGCGCCGTTGAAGGCCGTCCAGTATGGCGGCGGTCAGGAACGGGGCCTGCGCTCCGGCACGGAAAACGTCGCCGCGATTGCAGGTTTCGCCGCTGCCATCGAGGCCGCCATGCGGGACATGCCGAAATACCAGGCCCTGGCGGCTCATCGCGACGCCATGGAGGCCCGGCTTGAAGCCGAAGGTGGCGTGATTGTTACAGGCAAGGGCTCGCCGCGTCTCGCGGGCGTGTCGAACTTCGCGAAGCCCGGTTTCGCTGCCGAAACGCAGGTGATGGCCATGGACCTGGCCGGTGTGTGCGTGTCTGCGGGCTCGGCCTGTTCCTCCGGCAAGGTCAGGCGCAGTCTTGTCCTGATGGCGATGGGCGCGGACGACACCCTTGCAGAATCGGCAATCCGCACCAGCTTTGGATGGAGTACACTGCCGTCAGACTTTGACGGCGTTGCCGATGCATGGCTGAAGGCGGCCGAGCGCATCATCGCGAAGGAAAAAGCGTAA
- the sufB gene encoding Fe-S cluster assembly protein SufB yields the protein MDCCGGTDEHEDDCTEVIVKEGIDAKTVEAAKALESENYSAGFSTTIDMEFSPKGLSEDTIRFISAKKEEPDWLLEWRLAAYRRWLTMEEPTWAKVRYEPIDYQDYYYYAAPKSGAKYESIDDVPKEILETYEKLGIPLREAEVLLGVEGAAETAAAAREAPRVAVDAVFDSVSVATTFRKELEKAGVIFMSISEAVREHPELVKKYLGTVVPQSDNYFATLNSAVFSDGTFVYVPKGVRCPMELSTYFRMNAENTGQFERTLIVCDEGAYVSYLEGCTAPMRDENQLHAAVVELVALDDAEIKYSTVQNWWPGDEDGKGGIYNFVTKRGDCRGARSKISWTQVETGSAVTWKYPSCILRGDDSVGEFYSIAVTNGRQQADTGTKMIHLGKRTKSRIISKGISAGKSDNTYRGLVSINKRAEKSRNFTQCDSLLIGGRCGAHTVPYVENRRADAQLEHEATTTKLSEDQLFYARQRGLGEEQAVALLVNGFVREVLQELPMEFAVEAQKLLEVSLEGSVG from the coding sequence ATGGACTGCTGCGGCGGAACGGACGAGCACGAAGACGACTGCACCGAAGTGATCGTCAAAGAGGGCATCGACGCGAAAACGGTCGAGGCCGCGAAGGCGCTCGAGTCCGAGAACTATTCTGCCGGCTTCTCCACCACGATTGATATGGAGTTCTCGCCGAAGGGCCTGTCGGAAGACACGATCCGCTTCATCTCGGCCAAAAAGGAAGAGCCGGACTGGCTGCTGGAATGGCGCCTCGCTGCGTATCGCCGCTGGCTGACCATGGAAGAGCCGACCTGGGCCAAGGTCCGCTACGAGCCGATCGATTACCAGGATTACTATTACTATGCCGCGCCCAAATCCGGCGCGAAGTATGAGTCGATTGACGACGTTCCGAAGGAAATCCTCGAAACCTACGAAAAGCTCGGTATTCCGCTGCGCGAGGCGGAAGTCCTGCTGGGGGTGGAAGGCGCGGCGGAAACGGCTGCCGCCGCCCGCGAAGCGCCGCGCGTTGCCGTCGATGCCGTGTTCGACTCCGTCTCCGTCGCCACCACGTTCCGCAAGGAGCTGGAAAAGGCCGGCGTGATCTTCATGTCGATCTCCGAAGCCGTGCGCGAGCATCCCGAACTGGTGAAAAAATACCTCGGCACAGTCGTTCCGCAGTCTGACAATTACTTTGCCACGCTGAACAGCGCGGTCTTTTCGGATGGTACATTCGTCTATGTGCCGAAGGGCGTGCGCTGCCCGATGGAGCTGTCGACCTATTTCCGCATGAACGCAGAGAATACCGGCCAGTTCGAACGTACACTGATCGTCTGTGACGAAGGCGCTTACGTCTCTTACCTTGAAGGCTGCACCGCGCCGATGCGCGACGAGAACCAGCTCCACGCCGCCGTGGTCGAACTGGTCGCCCTCGATGATGCCGAGATCAAATATTCCACCGTCCAGAACTGGTGGCCGGGCGATGAAGACGGCAAGGGCGGTATCTACAATTTCGTGACCAAGCGCGGCGACTGCCGCGGTGCGCGCTCGAAGATCTCCTGGACGCAGGTGGAAACCGGTTCTGCCGTCACCTGGAAATACCCGTCCTGCATCCTGCGCGGCGATGACAGCGTGGGTGAGTTCTACTCCATCGCCGTCACCAATGGCCGCCAGCAGGCCGACACCGGCACCAAGATGATCCACCTCGGCAAGCGCACGAAGAGCCGGATCATTTCCAAGGGCATCTCGGCCGGCAAGTCCGACAACACCTATCGCGGCCTCGTTTCCATCAACAAGCGCGCCGAGAAGTCCCGCAACTTCACCCAGTGCGACAGCCTGCTGATCGGCGGCCGCTGCGGGGCCCACACGGTGCCTTATGTCGAGAACCGCCGCGCCGACGCGCAGCTGGAGCATGAGGCAACGACCACCAAACTCTCCGAAGACCAGCTCTTCTACGCCCGCCAGCGCGGCCTCGGCGAGGAGCAGGCCGTGGCCCTCCTGGTCAATGGCTTCGTCCGCGAAGTGCTTCAGGAACTGCCGATGGAGTTCGCCGTGGAAGCGCAGAAACTGCTGGAAGTCAGCCTTGAGGGCAGCGTTGGGTAA
- the sufC gene encoding Fe-S cluster assembly ATPase SufC, with translation MLKIENLTATVGEAEDAKQIINGLTLEVPAGEVHAIMGPNGAGKSTLSYVLTGRSGYEVTGGTATLNGEDILDMDPEERAAKGMFLSFQYPVEIPGVPVMTFVRTAMNSQRKLRGEDEISAPDFIRKSREIAKQLKLDAEMLKRPVNVGFSGGEKKRLEIYQMMMLEPSFLILDETDSGLDIDALKTVAEGVNAMRSPERGMLVITHYQRLLDYIKPDKVHVLAAGRIVKTGGPDLAHRLEAEGYDGILGEAV, from the coding sequence ATGTTGAAGATTGAGAACCTGACCGCCACCGTGGGCGAGGCCGAAGACGCCAAGCAGATCATCAACGGGCTGACCCTTGAGGTGCCCGCCGGTGAGGTGCACGCCATCATGGGCCCGAACGGCGCTGGCAAGTCGACCCTGTCTTATGTCCTCACCGGCCGGAGCGGCTATGAGGTGACCGGCGGCACCGCCACGCTGAACGGCGAAGACATTCTGGACATGGACCCGGAAGAGCGCGCCGCGAAAGGCATGTTCCTGTCCTTCCAGTACCCGGTGGAGATCCCCGGCGTACCGGTGATGACCTTTGTGCGCACGGCCATGAACTCCCAGCGCAAACTGCGCGGCGAGGACGAGATTTCCGCGCCGGATTTCATCAGGAAGTCCCGCGAGATCGCCAAACAGCTGAAGCTCGATGCCGAAATGCTGAAACGCCCGGTGAATGTCGGCTTTTCCGGCGGTGAGAAGAAACGGCTCGAAATCTATCAGATGATGATGCTGGAGCCGTCCTTCCTGATCCTCGACGAGACCGATTCCGGTCTCGACATCGACGCGCTGAAGACGGTTGCTGAAGGCGTGAACGCCATGCGCAGCCCGGAGCGCGGCATGCTGGTCATCACGCACTATCAGCGCCTGCTGGACTATATCAAACCGGACAAGGTGCACGTGCTGGCGGCTGGCCGTATCGTGAAGACCGGTGGTCCGGATCTGGCCCACCGCCTGGAAGCCGAGGGCTATGACGGCATTCTCGGGGAGGCAGTGTGA
- a CDS encoding SufD family Fe-S cluster assembly protein, which yields MTTALRDLIANPNAAELELIARYGMLPEDARRERAFEAFATGGLPHRRVEGWHWTDFKAALPIIESPSEPGPSQDPLPTEGALLFSFTPTGFTWPDVLPDGIRVLAKPEAQAFGASEDMPLGALAAALAGGKTKPGTLMIEVTGQDLPRLHFRFSGAGEANFARVQIILRPGAKLAISESYLGGAGFTASLMEYSLQAGAEFSRTVYQRAGKAEVLAATAAVDLSEGADYRQTTLAFGSKLCRLETRVTHQETGAKATLNAAYLCAAGHHADITTEVRHGAPSCVTRQQTKGAVLDGGRGVFQGKFFVPRNVGQKTDADMQHNALLLEEGAEVFAKPELEIYADDVECAHGNTSGALDANQMFYMRQRGITEEEARALLTEAFIAEALEDAGELEDVLREQARAWLAK from the coding sequence GTGACCACAGCGCTACGCGACCTGATCGCCAATCCCAACGCGGCTGAGCTGGAACTGATCGCGCGCTACGGCATGCTGCCGGAAGATGCGCGCCGCGAGCGGGCCTTCGAGGCCTTTGCGACGGGCGGCCTGCCGCATCGCCGCGTCGAAGGCTGGCACTGGACGGACTTCAAGGCGGCGCTTCCCATTATCGAAAGCCCGTCAGAGCCCGGCCCCTCCCAAGACCCGCTACCAACCGAAGGCGCGCTGCTGTTCAGTTTCACGCCCACCGGGTTCACCTGGCCGGACGTGTTGCCGGACGGCATTCGCGTGCTGGCAAAGCCCGAGGCACAGGCCTTCGGGGCCTCGGAAGACATGCCGCTCGGCGCCCTCGCTGCGGCGCTGGCGGGCGGCAAGACCAAGCCGGGCACGCTGATGATCGAAGTCACGGGGCAGGACCTGCCGCGCCTTCACTTCCGATTCTCCGGCGCTGGCGAAGCGAACTTCGCACGGGTTCAGATCATACTGCGCCCCGGTGCGAAGCTGGCGATCAGCGAATCCTATCTCGGCGGCGCAGGCTTCACAGCGTCGCTGATGGAGTATTCGCTGCAGGCTGGCGCGGAGTTTTCCCGCACGGTCTACCAGCGGGCTGGCAAAGCCGAAGTTCTGGCGGCAACGGCCGCCGTCGATCTGAGTGAAGGTGCCGACTATCGCCAGACGACCCTGGCATTCGGCAGCAAGCTCTGCCGCCTCGAAACCCGCGTGACCCATCAGGAGACCGGCGCCAAAGCGACGCTGAACGCCGCCTATCTCTGCGCGGCTGGCCATCATGCCGACATCACCACCGAAGTGCGCCACGGCGCGCCGTCCTGCGTCACGCGCCAGCAGACCAAAGGCGCTGTGCTGGACGGTGGACGCGGCGTCTTTCAGGGCAAGTTTTTCGTGCCGCGCAATGTCGGCCAGAAGACCGATGCGGACATGCAGCACAATGCGTTACTGCTGGAAGAGGGCGCCGAAGTCTTCGCCAAGCCGGAACTCGAAATTTACGCCGATGACGTGGAATGCGCGCATGGCAACACATCCGGCGCGCTGGATGCGAACCAGATGTTCTATATGCGCCAGCGCGGCATTACCGAGGAAGAGGCGCGCGCCCTGCTGACCGAAGCCTTCATCGCTGAAGCACTGGAAGATGCGGGCGAACTTGAAGACGTTCTGCGAGAGCAGGCGCGGGCATGGCTGGCAAAATGA
- a CDS encoding cysteine desulfurase, translating into MAGKMSTVLDIEAIRAEFPILSREVNGYPLVYLDNAASAQKPNAVIEAVANQSRTAYANVHRGIHTLSNEATEAYEAAREAAREYLNAPAHENIIFTKGSTEGINLVASALAGEIQPGDEIVLSIMEHHSNIIPWHFLRERHGAVLRWVGLTEDGSLDMADFAAAIGPKTKFVAMTHMSNVLGTVTNMAEIVRLAHDAGAQVLADGSQAAVHIPVDVQALGVDWYVMTGHKLYGPTGIGVLCGTAEALDRARPYQGGGEMIEIVTRDRVTYNTAPHKFEAGTPPILEAIGLGAALKWIRNHPAEAVHDHEMILYSHAVEGLRGINGLRIHGEAPGKGAVLTFSLEGAHPHDIAQILDRYGVAIRAGHHCAQPLMEHLGVPSTARASFAIYNTLSEVDAFIEALAKARKMLV; encoded by the coding sequence ATGGCTGGCAAAATGAGTACCGTGCTGGATATCGAGGCGATCCGGGCAGAATTCCCGATCCTCAGCCGCGAAGTGAACGGCTATCCGCTGGTCTATCTGGACAATGCGGCCAGTGCGCAGAAGCCGAACGCCGTGATTGAAGCGGTCGCGAACCAGTCGCGCACGGCCTATGCCAATGTGCACCGCGGCATCCACACCCTGTCGAACGAGGCCACCGAAGCCTATGAGGCGGCACGGGAAGCGGCGCGGGAATATCTGAACGCACCGGCGCACGAGAACATCATCTTCACCAAGGGCTCGACCGAGGGCATCAACCTTGTCGCCTCGGCCCTGGCAGGAGAGATCCAGCCCGGCGACGAGATCGTGCTGTCGATCATGGAGCATCACTCGAACATCATTCCCTGGCACTTCCTGCGTGAGCGCCACGGCGCCGTGCTGCGCTGGGTCGGCCTGACAGAGGATGGATCGCTGGATATGGCAGACTTTGCCGCCGCCATCGGGCCGAAGACGAAATTCGTCGCCATGACGCACATGTCTAATGTGCTGGGCACAGTGACAAACATGGCGGAGATTGTGCGCCTCGCGCACGACGCCGGCGCGCAGGTGCTGGCCGATGGCAGTCAGGCCGCCGTTCACATCCCGGTGGATGTGCAGGCCCTCGGCGTCGACTGGTATGTGATGACCGGGCACAAGCTGTACGGGCCGACCGGGATCGGCGTGCTCTGCGGGACGGCGGAAGCACTCGACCGGGCGCGGCCCTATCAGGGCGGCGGAGAGATGATCGAGATCGTCACCCGCGACCGGGTCACCTACAATACCGCCCCGCACAAATTCGAGGCTGGCACACCTCCGATCCTGGAGGCGATTGGTCTTGGCGCAGCCCTGAAATGGATACGGAATCATCCCGCAGAGGCCGTGCATGATCATGAGATGATCCTGTATAGTCATGCCGTAGAGGGGCTTCGCGGCATCAATGGCCTCCGGATTCACGGTGAAGCGCCGGGCAAGGGCGCCGTGCTGACCTTCAGCCTCGAAGGCGCGCACCCCCATGATATTGCTCAGATTCTGGACCGCTACGGCGTTGCTATCCGGGCCGGGCACCACTGCGCCCAGCCACTGATGGAACACCTCGGCGTCCCCTCGACAGCCCGCGCCTCCTTCGCCATCTACAACACCCTGTCCGAAGTGGACGCCTTCATAGAGGCGCTCGCCAAGGCCCGGAAAATGCTGGTATAG
- a CDS encoding SUF system Fe-S cluster assembly protein, translating into MADDMTSRDVDAAAETAAPSAIPQHELNRITDDLIAAFKTVFDPEIPVDIYELGLIYKVDIDDDRKVDIEMTLTAPGCPVAGDMPGWIETAARTVEGVKDVEVQLTFDPPWDPSRMSDEARLALNML; encoded by the coding sequence ATGGCCGATGACATGACCTCCCGCGATGTGGACGCTGCTGCTGAAACTGCAGCACCTTCAGCGATTCCGCAGCACGAGCTGAACCGGATCACCGACGATCTGATCGCCGCATTCAAGACGGTGTTCGACCCGGAAATCCCGGTCGACATCTACGAACTGGGGCTGATCTACAAGGTCGACATCGATGATGACCGCAAAGTCGACATCGAAATGACCCTGACTGCGCCAGGCTGCCCGGTGGCTGGTGACATGCCGGGCTGGATCGAGACCGCCGCCCGTACGGTAGAGGGCGTGAAGGATGTAGAGGTCCAACTGACCTTCGATCCGCCCTGGGACCCGTCCCGCATGTCCGACGAAGCGCGCCTCGCGCTGAACATGCTTTAA
- a CDS encoding iron-sulfur cluster assembly accessory protein has protein sequence MARRPRPKPVKLSDAAAARVKEIMEERGAGYLRVGVKNGGCAGMEYVMDYAMAPEPLDEVVEDNGVTILIDAKAVLFLLGSEVDFEVTPLHEKFVFNNPNQTDACGCGESVTIVPAAAG, from the coding sequence ATGGCCAGACGACCCAGACCCAAGCCCGTAAAGCTCTCAGACGCCGCTGCAGCGCGCGTGAAGGAGATCATGGAAGAACGCGGCGCAGGTTACCTGCGCGTCGGCGTCAAGAATGGTGGGTGCGCCGGTATGGAATACGTCATGGACTATGCCATGGCGCCGGAGCCGCTGGATGAAGTGGTTGAGGACAATGGCGTCACCATCCTGATTGACGCCAAGGCTGTCCTTTTCCTGCTCGGCAGCGAGGTGGATTTCGAGGTCACCCCGCTGCATGAGAAGTTCGTGTTCAACAACCCGAACCAGACCGATGCCTGCGGCTGCGGTGAGAGCGTGACGATCGTGCCAGCTGCCGCTGGCTGA
- a CDS encoding 1-acyl-sn-glycerol-3-phosphate acyltransferase yields MRAALFTSVYYILSVFYVLASVPFLILPGHTPVRAIIRSYTRAMNLNLRLVAGIRKEVRGKNKVPEGAFVLASKHQSWGDGYLVYPEVDNLSFVTGDHLEKFPLVGGILRKLGAIVIDTCGGGERKAASLREGMERAKKDGRRILIYPEGHLAPVDFHFRYKPGVWHMAQAMQAPVVPVATNIGLYWQQQDKKKYPGTAIIEFLDPIPWDLPKEEFLARLTEVIEQRTAELVAEGRSTPIKRAKLIPDPPKGMEAKPTPENPAAYKPA; encoded by the coding sequence ATGCGCGCCGCCTTGTTTACATCCGTCTACTACATCCTCTCCGTCTTCTACGTGCTTGCCTCGGTGCCGTTTCTCATTCTGCCGGGACACACACCTGTCAGGGCCATCATCCGCAGCTACACACGGGCGATGAACCTCAACCTTCGTCTGGTGGCCGGTATCCGCAAGGAAGTGCGCGGCAAGAACAAGGTTCCTGAAGGCGCGTTCGTTCTCGCCTCGAAGCACCAGAGCTGGGGCGACGGCTATCTCGTCTATCCGGAGGTCGACAATCTCTCCTTCGTCACCGGCGATCATCTTGAGAAGTTCCCACTCGTGGGTGGAATCCTGCGCAAGCTGGGCGCAATTGTCATCGACACATGCGGCGGCGGCGAGCGCAAAGCGGCTTCGCTCAGGGAAGGCATGGAACGCGCGAAAAAGGATGGCCGGCGCATCCTGATCTACCCGGAAGGCCACCTTGCACCTGTCGACTTTCATTTCCGCTACAAGCCCGGCGTCTGGCACATGGCGCAGGCCATGCAGGCCCCTGTCGTACCGGTGGCCACGAATATCGGCCTCTACTGGCAACAACAGGACAAGAAAAAGTATCCGGGCACGGCCATTATCGAATTCCTAGATCCCATTCCGTGGGACCTGCCGAAGGAGGAATTTCTGGCGCGCCTGACCGAAGTGATCGAACAGCGCACGGCGGAGCTGGTAGCAGAGGGGCGCAGCACGCCCATAAAACGGGCGAAGCTCATACCGGACCCGCCGAAAGGAATGGAAGCCAAGCCGACGCCGGAAAACCCGGCCGCCTATAAGCCAGCCTGA